The following proteins are co-located in the Candidatus Binatia bacterium genome:
- a CDS encoding ABC transporter permease — protein sequence MAAPTLPLPGDRIIEEDLAFTKVTFWTRLRRHKLAVGGLIVLTLLVLAAAFAKQLAPFDPDAIDNVHWQGLPLPPCFQDASQCGGHLLGTDEVGRDLVSRLLFGARISLAVGLFAVIMEVLIGSTLGAIAGYYGGWVDYALMRLTDVFLSIPLLPLLLVLTAIVAASSTKAALSFGVIVIIIGALTWPTVARLVRASFLSLREREFAEAARAVGNNDARIIFRHLLPNAVAPIVVQATLDVAGVIILESTLSYLGFGIQPPTASWGNMLSTASSNLQTAWWAAVFPGLCILVTVLAINYIGDGLRDALDPNMN from the coding sequence ATGGCCGCACCGACGCTTCCGCTTCCCGGCGACCGCATCATCGAAGAAGACCTTGCATTCACGAAGGTCACGTTCTGGACGCGTCTGCGCCGTCACAAGCTCGCGGTCGGCGGCCTGATCGTGCTGACGCTGTTGGTGCTCGCCGCGGCCTTCGCCAAGCAGCTCGCGCCGTTCGATCCCGACGCGATCGATAACGTGCACTGGCAGGGCTTGCCGCTGCCGCCGTGCTTCCAAGACGCCTCGCAGTGCGGCGGGCATCTGCTCGGCACCGACGAGGTCGGGCGCGATCTGGTCTCGCGGTTGCTCTTCGGTGCGCGGATCTCGCTCGCCGTCGGGCTCTTCGCGGTGATCATGGAGGTGCTGATCGGCAGCACCCTCGGCGCGATCGCCGGCTACTACGGAGGCTGGGTCGATTACGCTTTGATGCGCCTCACCGACGTCTTTTTATCCATTCCGCTGCTGCCGCTGCTGCTCGTGCTGACGGCGATCGTCGCCGCGAGTTCGACGAAGGCCGCGCTGAGCTTCGGGGTGATCGTCATCATCATCGGGGCGCTGACGTGGCCGACCGTCGCGCGCTTGGTGCGGGCATCGTTCTTGAGCCTGCGCGAGCGCGAGTTCGCCGAGGCGGCGCGCGCGGTCGGGAACAACGACGCGAGGATCATCTTCCGCCACCTGCTGCCGAACGCGGTCGCGCCGATCGTCGTCCAGGCGACGCTCGACGTCGCCGGCGTCATCATCCTCGAATCGACGCTCTCGTACCTCGGCTTCGGAATTCAGCCGCCGACCGCGTCGTGGGGCAACATGCTCTCGACCGCGTCGAGCAATCTTCAGACCGCCTGGTGGGCCGCAGTCTTCCCCGGCCTCTGCATCCTCGTGACGGTGCTCGCGATCAACTACATCGGCGACGGCCTTCGCGACGCCCTCGACCCGAATATGAACTAG
- a CDS encoding 3-keto-5-aminohexanoate cleavage protein has translation MDPLIITCAPVGAEVRPDQTPHLPYTPKLLGETARAVREAGGSIIHVHCRNDDGTNTHDVARFREALEEIRANSDLIVQFSTGGAIGMTPEERAEPLQLRPEMATLTCGSVNFGDDIFENSFPIMRGILKKMREFDVRPELEIFDKGHIANARKLARERLLAFPQHCDLVLGVPGGLEATTQNLADLVDDLPDGCSWSVAGIGRQQLPMAMVAIAMGGHVRVGLEDNLHYSRGRLAKNEELVARVARIAAEAGRAVATPDQARKLLGLPALGARGEGVSVQ, from the coding sequence ATGGATCCGCTGATCATCACCTGCGCGCCGGTCGGAGCCGAAGTGCGCCCCGACCAGACGCCGCATCTGCCCTACACGCCGAAGCTCTTGGGCGAGACGGCGCGCGCCGTGCGCGAGGCGGGCGGTTCGATCATTCACGTTCACTGCCGCAACGACGACGGCACGAACACCCACGATGTCGCGCGGTTCCGCGAAGCGCTAGAAGAGATTCGCGCGAACAGCGATCTGATCGTGCAGTTCTCGACGGGCGGCGCGATCGGCATGACGCCCGAGGAGCGCGCGGAACCGCTGCAACTTCGCCCCGAGATGGCGACGCTGACGTGCGGCAGCGTGAACTTCGGAGACGATATCTTCGAGAACAGCTTTCCGATCATGCGCGGCATCTTGAAGAAGATGCGCGAGTTCGACGTGCGGCCGGAACTGGAGATCTTCGACAAGGGCCACATCGCGAACGCGCGCAAGCTCGCGCGCGAGCGGCTGCTCGCGTTTCCGCAGCATTGCGATCTCGTGCTCGGCGTTCCCGGCGGGCTCGAGGCGACTACCCAGAACCTCGCCGATCTCGTCGACGATCTGCCGGACGGCTGCTCGTGGTCGGTGGCGGGGATCGGACGCCAGCAGCTCCCGATGGCGATGGTTGCGATCGCGATGGGCGGCCACGTGCGCGTCGGTTTGGAGGACAATCTCCACTACAGCCGCGGGCGTCTCGCCAAAAACGAGGAGCTCGTCGCGCGGGTCGCGAGAATCGCCGCCGAGGCCGGCCGGGCGGTCGCGACGCCGGATCAAGCCCGAAAGCTCCTCGGCCTCCCGGCGCTCGGCGCGAGGGGCGAGGGCGTTTCCGTCCAATAA
- a CDS encoding ABC transporter permease, translating into MRRTLQAIPLLLAISVVLYAILYNMPGGPLAPYLQNPHITQADIVRLKHNLGMDQPVPIQYLKWLGHILVGDMGYSTSNSEPVFQALIERFGATLELMGTSLIVAIVVGITAGIVSAVYRYTALDYAITTVAFFGQSMPVFWFALMMQLAFAVHGIPLPFGYEIQLPSAGISASDTFDLGDRIQHLILPTAVLSLLSIALFSRFMRSSLLEVLGTDYMRTAAAKGLPFRTILFKHGLKNALIPVVTVTALSLPGLVTGAIVTETIFAWPGMGRLFYNALQQSDLALLMGYLVMVAFLVVFSNLLADVVYAWLDPRVKYD; encoded by the coding sequence TTGCGCCGGACGCTTCAAGCGATTCCGCTGCTGCTCGCCATCTCGGTGGTCCTCTACGCCATCCTGTACAACATGCCGGGCGGGCCGCTGGCGCCGTATCTGCAGAACCCGCACATCACGCAAGCGGATATCGTCCGGCTCAAGCACAATCTCGGCATGGACCAGCCCGTTCCGATCCAGTACCTGAAGTGGCTCGGGCACATCCTCGTCGGCGACATGGGCTACTCGACGAGCAACTCGGAGCCGGTCTTCCAGGCCTTGATCGAGCGCTTCGGCGCGACGCTCGAGCTGATGGGAACCTCGCTGATCGTCGCCATCGTCGTCGGCATCACCGCGGGAATCGTCTCGGCGGTCTACCGCTACACCGCGCTCGACTACGCGATCACGACGGTCGCGTTCTTCGGCCAATCCATGCCGGTCTTCTGGTTCGCGCTGATGATGCAGCTCGCGTTCGCGGTACACGGGATCCCGCTGCCGTTCGGCTATGAGATCCAGTTGCCGTCCGCCGGCATCTCCGCGAGCGACACGTTCGATCTCGGCGACCGCATCCAGCATCTGATCCTTCCGACGGCCGTGCTTTCGCTGCTGAGCATCGCGTTGTTCAGCCGCTTCATGCGCTCGTCGCTGCTCGAAGTGCTCGGCACCGACTACATGCGGACCGCGGCCGCAAAGGGACTCCCGTTCCGCACGATTCTCTTCAAGCACGGCTTGAAGAACGCGCTGATCCCCGTCGTGACGGTGACCGCGCTCTCGCTGCCGGGTCTCGTGACGGGCGCGATCGTCACGGAGACGATCTTCGCCTGGCCGGGAATGGGCCGGCTCTTCTACAACGCGCTGCAGCAAAGCGATCTCGCGCTGCTCATGGGCTATCTGGTGATGGTCGCGTTCCTCGTCGTCTTCTCGAACCTGCTCGCCGACGTCGTCTACGCGTGGCTCGATCCGCGCGTGAAGTACGACTGA
- a CDS encoding manganese efflux pump, giving the protein MSGAFFKVLIIALALALDVFAVSIGVGVRGVSTRRKALIGTSFAFAEVFMNTLGAGLGLLAGRLIGDAAGYFGFAALIGLGVYMMRESRSELSGTSRLDLTRGRGLFVASLAISLDSLGIGFSILYVGVPMPVSLVVIACISVASTFLGLSLGRWLGRLAERNAAFLGGLLLTLTGILFAALKALHLG; this is encoded by the coding sequence GTGAGTGGGGCATTCTTCAAGGTCCTCATCATCGCACTGGCGCTCGCGCTCGACGTCTTTGCGGTGAGCATCGGCGTCGGCGTTCGCGGCGTTTCGACGCGGCGTAAGGCGCTGATCGGCACGTCGTTTGCTTTTGCCGAGGTATTCATGAATACTCTCGGCGCGGGACTCGGCCTCCTTGCGGGACGCCTAATCGGAGACGCCGCCGGCTACTTCGGATTCGCGGCGCTCATCGGTCTCGGCGTTTACATGATGCGCGAGAGTCGCAGCGAACTGAGCGGAACCTCGCGGCTCGATCTGACGAGAGGTCGCGGCCTCTTCGTCGCGTCGCTCGCGATCAGCCTCGATTCGCTGGGAATCGGATTCTCGATCCTCTACGTCGGCGTCCCGATGCCGGTCTCGCTCGTCGTCATCGCGTGCATCTCGGTCGCCTCCACGTTCTTGGGGCTCAGCTTGGGGCGGTGGCTCGGGCGTTTGGCGGAACGGAATGCGGCGTTTCTCGGCGGGCTGCTGCTGACGCTAACCGGCATTCTATTCGCAGCGCTCAAGGCGCTGCACCTCGGTTAA
- a CDS encoding cytoplasmic protein, with protein sequence MSALDPTQTDPDKYKVVFENDRVRVLEYRDKPGEKTEAHQHPDSVLLMLSDFQRRLTVGSDVREVTVRAGQAVWSPAQVHIGENIGTTDTHVVFVELKD encoded by the coding sequence ATGAGCGCGCTAGACCCGACGCAAACCGATCCGGACAAATACAAGGTCGTCTTCGAAAACGATCGCGTTAGGGTTCTCGAGTACCGCGACAAGCCGGGTGAGAAGACCGAGGCGCACCAGCATCCCGACAGCGTCCTCTTGATGCTCTCCGACTTCCAGCGCCGCCTGACGGTGGGAAGCGACGTTCGGGAGGTGACCGTGAGGGCAGGTCAAGCGGTCTGGTCGCCCGCCCAAGTCCACATCGGCGAGAACATCGGGACCACGGACACACACGTGGTCTTCGTGGAGCTGAAGGACTAG